The Bacteroidia bacterium genome segment TTCACTAAATTTCTGTTGAATGAATCAACGGCTGTCAGGGTGTAAATCAAGTTTTCATAACCTTGAAAAGTTGCACCATAACGTAAAATAAATTGGGGCTTCATTTTCTGAATGTTCTCCCAAGTCTTATTGCCTTGCCCGAATTTGTGTGGCTCGTCAATAATCATAAAAGGTTTTGTTGCTCCTACGGCATCAAAAGGAATGGTGTATTTGTCAAACAAACCTTTGTCAAAACTCTTTTGCATTGTTTCAGAGTTAATCATACCTGCGTTGATAATCATAACCTGAATACTGTTTTTCTCAAAAGTTCCGGCATTTACAAAACTGGTTACTGCTGGTGGAATGAATGATTTTTTACTCTTGCTGTTTTTCTGACTTTCTACAATATGCAAGTGAAGCGTTTTGCCATATTGTTCTTTGAAATGCTCACGGCTACTGTCCGATTTCAAAAAATCAATTGTTCCTGCTTTGATGGATAAAGTTGGAACAACGACTATGAATTTGAAAATGCCGTAGTTTTTATTGAGTTCAAAAATTGTTTTAGTGTAGGTATAAGTTTTACCAGTTCCAGTTTCCATCATTATATCAATGATGTTGCTGTTACGCTTTATTTTTTCATTAACTCCGTTATCTTCCTGAATAGCTCTTATGTTTTCGGGATAAGTTCTTTCAGTTGTAAAATCAAATGCAGGGTTGATGTAGTTCTTATCCGCTTCTGTGGGCTGAACAAGGCTAATGTTCTCAAACACGGCAATAGTGCTATCTACTGCGTGTGATTGATGGTTCAGGTTCTTCTCAAAATTAAATCCCTTCATATTAATACCTTGTTATAAAGTCAATGTCGCTTTTCTTCTTGTTGTTGTAAGTTTTTACGTTTTCTGAAATCTCTCGTAAACTCTTACTCTCCAAATGATAGCCAAAGGCGATGATGCTTTTAGGTTCAAAATGTTTGTCAGTGTCAATCTTTTCCAATAATGCTTTCAGACTGTCAGTTGTAAAGCCCTTGTGCATAAGATACAATCTGCCATTGCCGTAATAAGCGGTGTAACCGCTTAAATCAACAATTTCCAACTCTTGCGTTAAGGCAATGCCGTCATAGGTTTTCCAAGTAGTGAGTAAGGCTTTGATGTCGTCTTCGGTTAATTTGCCGGCATCAAACAGCGTTTGCGAACTGTCAAACTGTTCTGCTTCAAAATTGTAATCTTCCCAAATTGGAGTTGTTTCAAAAATTTTGAAACCTAAATCTTGATTTTTAAGTGTGCTAATTTCAAAATTTAGTTGCTTGATTTTTTCGTCTTTAATTTCTAAGTCGAGTGTTCCTTCCAAACTCTCCCTTTCGATTTCTTTTGCCGATATTCTTGACTGATTTACTTGACTGATTTTTTGTGCAACTCTTTTTAATCGCTCTTTTGTTATTTCAAAAATTATTGGTTCAGCCTTCAATTCATTCTTTACAAAATCAAAAGAAACCTTATTTTTCTTTGGGTCTATTGGCTCTGGAATTTGGACTAAAATGAATTTTAGGTTTTTATATTCTTCTGAATTAATTTGCATTACAGCATCACCTGTTGTTCCGCTACCACCAAAAAAGTCCAGAATAATTACGCTTTCATCTTCATTTACATTAATTAGATTTATTAAATGCTTTATTAGTTCAACTGGTTTTGGATTGCTGAATATTCCTTTGTGAGGTTCAAAAAGTTCATTAAATCTTTTTGTTCCTGAAGCATTAGTAAATTGGTCAAGCCAAGCTTTTTCAGCTTGGTAAATTGTATTGTCTTTTTCAGGGTCAAAGTAAATTTTCCTTTGAAGTTTAGTTCCATCATAGTGAATAAAACTTTTATCTTTTTCAAACTTCTCTGGAGTCCAAAGCCATCTTCCATCTTCTCCTTTTACTTGATTGGGTAATATTTCTTCTTTGAAAGTTTCAGGTTTTATAGTTGTTAATGTATCATCTTCTAAAACATAAATTGGGTAATACATATTCTTTCTTGCAGAACGTGTGGCATCAGAACCTGATGCTTGAAATTGCCCTAACAAGTAATCTCCATTTTCGTCTGATAATGGAAACTCTTTTTCTCCCATATTTTTTTTATTGAAAATCAGATTGTTTTTCTGATAAATAAAAACGTAATCATTCAGCTTTCTTAATTCCGATTCTGAGCGTGTCGCTGCCGAACCTGCCCCAGTTTTTCTAGGAGCTAATGCAACGAAATTTTCTTCTCCAAATACTTCGTCTAATAAAAGTTGTAGTTGTGCAACTTCACTTTCATCAATTGAAACAAATATTACTCCATCATCCTTCAATAATTGTTTAGCAATGTAAAGACGAGGATACATAAATGTTAACCAAGCACTGTGGCTATTGCTGTTGCTTTGTGTAAAATCTAAAATGTGTTTGGCTCTATCTGCATCTACACCAATAAGGTTTTGTAATTCTTTTACGGTAAATTTTCTATCGTCATTATACACAAAGCCATCGCTGCCTGTATTGTAGGGCGGGTCTATGTAGATCATTTTTACTTTTTCGTAATAGGCATTGGCAAGGTGTTTCAGTACTTCCAAATTATCGCCTTTTATGAGTAAGTTTTCAGCGTTTTTAGTATTGAGTTGTGAGTTATGCGTTTCATCAGCTCGTAAAAGAGTAGTTGCTGGGTCGCTTGCCAAAAGTCTTGCGTAACTTTTACCT includes the following:
- a CDS encoding site-specific DNA-methyltransferase, which codes for MSNEQKITTEIKVPNKDLEKLKIHFPHCFDKDGNFQLEKFKNNLTEKEINFSTESYGLNWLGKSYARLLASDPATTLLRADETHNSQLNTKNAENLLIKGDNLEVLKHLANAYYEKVKMIYIDPPYNTGSDGFVYNDDRKFTVKELQNLIGVDADRAKHILDFTQSNSNSHSAWLTFMYPRLYIAKQLLKDDGVIFVSIDESEVAQLQLLLDEVFGEENFVALAPRKTGAGSAATRSESELRKLNDYVFIYQKNNLIFNKKNMGEKEFPLSDENGDYLLGQFQASGSDATRSARKNMYYPIYVLEDDTLTTIKPETFKEEILPNQVKGEDGRWLWTPEKFEKDKSFIHYDGTKLQRKIYFDPEKDNTIYQAEKAWLDQFTNASGTKRFNELFEPHKGIFSNPKPVELIKHLINLINVNEDESVIILDFFGGSGTTGDAVMQINSEEYKNLKFILVQIPEPIDPKKNKVSFDFVKNELKAEPIIFEITKERLKRVAQKISQVNQSRISAKEIERESLEGTLDLEIKDEKIKQLNFEISTLKNQDLGFKIFETTPIWEDYNFEAEQFDSSQTLFDAGKLTEDDIKALLTTWKTYDGIALTQELEIVDLSGYTAYYGNGRLYLMHKGFTTDSLKALLEKIDTDKHFEPKSIIAFGYHLESKSLREISENVKTYNNKKKSDIDFITRY